From one Drosophila gunungcola strain Sukarami chromosome 2R unlocalized genomic scaffold, Dgunungcola_SK_2 000006F, whole genome shotgun sequence genomic stretch:
- the LOC128254687 gene encoding LOW QUALITY PROTEIN: endoplasmic reticulum metallopeptidase 1-like (The sequence of the model RefSeq protein was modified relative to this genomic sequence to represent the inferred CDS: inserted 1 base in 1 codon), with product MELQADGDKANYSDTVLYHVLSKEKQLRRRLPWYHAPSFLLLWVVLFYAIVLPLFYRLPDRITIADEPLKPGQFVAERAQKVLYEFDRIGPKVVGSIANEVTTVAFLLNEVAKIRGEMRSDLFDLDLDVQQPSGSYVVGTMTSIYQGIQNVVARLSTKSSNSTSYLLINSHFDSKPGSPGAGDDGTMVVVMLEVLRQMAISEDKFEHPIVFLFNGAEENPLQASHGFITQHKWAANCKAVINLEVGGSGGRDILFQSGPNNPWLVKYYKQYSKHPFASTLAEEIFQFGILPSDTDFRIFRDYGNIPGLDIAQFSNGYVYHTKFDSFDVVPGRSVQSTGENVLSLLRAFANASELHNTKEHSAGHAVFFDFLGLFFVTYTEKTGVILNYCLAVLSVLLVGFSLWRMACVSEISLGRISIVFVVILGLHLLGCLLCFSLPLIMAALYDISDRTLTYYSNNWLVIGLYICPAIIGMVLPSTLYYRFKPNEKLSHSNQIYIGLHVHCVVLAFLTIFMTAIGLRLSYMCMISLSLYVGSLMINLITTLHDRGYYWVLTVQLIQLFQYLYFSYLFYIFLVIFFPAMGRNRDSVNPDMLIALICALGTFFALGFVVPLINMFRWSTILLIGLGVVTFIFSMISVSEVGFPYRPKTSVMRVNFLQTRRMFYEYDGSLSVDDSGYYFDYQDRRALRPLKDYAVNLTGLTSIDTPCDEYVMCGIPCFWSSWCRGLSSAAWLPRGTEVDIPGTLELSLLNXILLESGKSKRFEFELAGPPHMGLYIRPLDGSSSGGLVFLKTMLDKPEKYSAPYQIYFSYGLDKTPFKFHIDFAKADGDLNGPMFELGVVGHYVSQDFERDATTLQFIADLPDFVYTMEWPALFKRYIF from the exons TCTACGAATTCGATCGTATCGGACCCAAAGTGGTTGGGAGCATAGCCAATGAAGTGACGACCGTGGCATTTCTCTTGAATGAGGTGGCCAAGATTAGGGGGGAAATGCGCAGCGATCTCTTTGACTTGGACTTGGATGTCCAGCAGCCATCGGGTTCCTATGTGGTGGGAACCATGACCAGCATATATCAGGGCATCCAGAATGTGGTTGCAAGGCTGAGCACTAAAAGCTCCAATAGCACCTCTTATCTGCTGATCAATAGCCATTTCGACTCGAAGCCAGGAAGTCCAg GAGCTGGCGATGACGGCACCATGGTTGTAGTAATGTTAGAGGTTCTACGTCAAATGGCAATTTCCGAAGACAAATTCGAACATCCCATAGTCTTTTTGTTTAATGGAGCGGAGGAGAATCCCCTGCAGGCTTCCCACGGCTTTATTACCCAGCATAAATGGGCGGCAAACTGCAA GGCAGTCATCAACTTGGAAGTGGGCGGCAGCGGTGGTCGAGATATCTTATTTCAGAGTGGTCCAAATAATCCCTGGTTAGTAAAG tacTACAAACAGTATTCGAAGCATCCATTTGCCTCAACATTGGCGGAAGAGATCTTTCAGTTTGGAATACTGCCCTCCGATACAGATTTTCGCATCTTTCGAGATTATGGGAATATTCCGG gtctCGACATCGCTCAATTCAGCAATGGATACGTTTATCATACAAAGTTCGATAGTTTTGATGTTGTGCCAGGTCGTTCGGTTCAGAGCACAGGAGAAAATGTCCTTTCACTGCTTCGAGCTTTTGCCAATGCCAGTGAATTACATAATACTAAG GAACATAGTGCAGGACACGCTgtcttttttgattttctggGACTTTTCTTTGTGACTTACACGGAGAAGACTGGAGTAATCTTAAACTATTGCTTGGCAGTACTAAGTGTTCTTCTCGTTGGCTTTTCCCTGTGGCGAATGGCTTGTGTGTCCGAGATTTCCCTGGGAAGGATATCCATTGTGTTTGTCGTAATTTTGGGCCTGCATCTTCTGGGGTGTCTTCTATGCTTTAGTTTGCCTCTGATAATGGCTGCACTATACGACATCAGCGATCGAACTTTGACCTATTACAGTAACAACTGGTTGGTGATTGGTCTCTACATCTGTCCGGCAATTATTGGAATGGTGCTGCCCTCGACACTTTATTACAGATTCAAGCCAAAT GAAAAGTTAAGCCACTCGAACCAGATCTACATCGGTTTGCACGTTCATTGTGTGGTCCTAGCGTTCCTAACCATTTTTATGACAGCCATTGGTCTTCGACTTTCCTATATGTGTATGATATCGTTGAGTCTCTATGTCGGCTCTCTGATGATTAACCTTATAACTACCTTACATGATCGTG GATACTACTGGGTATTGACAGTGCAGCTTATTCAGCTTTTCCAGTACTTGTACTTCTCCTATCTTTTCTACATATTCCTTGTGATTTTCTTCCCAGCGATGGGAAGAAATCGAGACTCTGTTAATCCCGACATGCTGATAGCCCTGATATGCGCTTTGGGAACCTTTTTCGCCCTTGGTTTTGTG GTTCCTTTGATCAACATGTTCCGTTGGTCCACCATTTTATTGATTGGTCTCGGTGTGGTAACCTTTATATTCAGCATGATCTCTGTTTCGGAAGTGGGATTTCCCTATCGTCCCAAGACCAGTGTGATGCGTGTGAATTTTCTA caaacCCGTCGAATGTTCTACGAGTACGATGGTTCTCTAAGCGTTGATGACTCGGGGTACTATTTTGACTATCAGGATAGACGAGCCCTTCGTCCACTTAAGGATTACGCCGTAAACTTGACTGGACTTACCTCCATAGATACACCTTGCGATGAGTACGTGATGTGCGGGATTCCATGTTTCTGGAGTAGCTGGTGTAGGGGGCTCTCTAGTGCTGCTTGGCTGCCTCGCGGAACGGAAGTGGACATACCCGGAACATTGGAATTGAGCCTCTTAA TCATCCTCTTGGAATCGGGAAAATCCAAGAGGTTCGAATTCGAACTTGCTGGCCCTCCGCACATGGGTCTGTATATACGACCGCTGGATGGAAGTAGCAGTGGAGGATTGGTCTTTCTAAAGACAATGCTGGACAAACCTGAAAAATACTCGGCGCCCTATCAAATATACTTCTCCTATGGCCTGGATAAGACCCCATTTAAATTTCACATTGATTTCGCA AAGGCTGATGGAGATTTAAATGGACCCATGTTTGAGCTGGGAGTTGTGGGGCATTATGTAAGCCAGGATTTTGAGAGGGATGCAACTACCCTACAGTTCATAGCGGATCTACCGGACTTTGTTTACACTATGGAATGGCCGGCTCTGTTTAAGCGGTATATCTTTTAA